The Streptomyces sp. NBC_00344 genome includes a window with the following:
- a CDS encoding eCIS core domain-containing protein encodes MHDQDKTRQDQDQSGRTSARGPVTNTRGPVPGILALQGAVGNAAVVQMLRSTGHQYVQEEHRHGDGCAHEQPAVQRSAVHDVLSGSGRPLATDIRTEMETRLGADFSDVRVHDDSAAGASAAEIGARAYTSGSHVVIGDGGGDKHTLAHELTHVIQQRQGPVTGTDNGSGLRVSDPSDRFEREAEANARRAMSEAPPLQRAAEASAPAVRSAGAQTLQRMPKAPKRTGKSRATSQSAKDLLVSALTHTHGWQAYGGAQNKTVHLTNAPKENKDANLKANEKIYKGSDNTRQPKSYAGNRTMQGMRWISTLAKDYLTSMSASAAEEVQATVIDGTMYISANRNTHNELLRGLAGQHKTGRAFAKALIEAVGDQDAPDRFPRHAGKLADRVSNAPADNTGDYGEIASVAVKVPDDVSKDDDGFHAERRLAALPGFDAKKTIGVKRPCVVCFTQIYAELQEDGDLEVYPGPLWPSAAANKGMENYKEESVADYAKYLHETVEKAGGTRISFTQAGEYTWDQNSDSDTDRDGNPVNQGQSGSEMEIDSEG; translated from the coding sequence GTGCACGACCAGGACAAGACCCGGCAGGACCAGGACCAGAGCGGACGGACATCCGCTCGTGGACCGGTGACCAACACCCGTGGCCCCGTCCCGGGCATCCTCGCTCTGCAAGGGGCCGTTGGCAACGCAGCCGTCGTTCAGATGCTCCGGAGCACCGGCCACCAATACGTCCAGGAGGAACACCGCCACGGCGACGGCTGCGCCCACGAGCAGCCGGCGGTGCAGCGATCCGCTGTCCACGATGTGCTGAGCGGGTCGGGGCGGCCGCTCGCTACCGACATCCGTACCGAGATGGAGACCCGGCTCGGCGCCGACTTCTCCGACGTGCGTGTGCACGATGACAGTGCCGCCGGCGCATCGGCCGCCGAGATCGGTGCCCGCGCCTACACCTCCGGCAGTCATGTCGTCATCGGTGACGGCGGAGGTGACAAGCACACCCTGGCCCACGAGTTGACCCATGTGATCCAGCAGCGTCAAGGGCCTGTCACGGGCACGGACAACGGCTCGGGCCTGAGGGTCTCCGACCCGTCCGACCGGTTCGAGCGCGAGGCCGAGGCGAACGCGCGGCGTGCGATGAGTGAGGCGCCCCCGCTGCAGCGAGCGGCCGAGGCGTCCGCCCCGGCGGTGCGCTCTGCCGGTGCTCAGACGCTGCAGCGCATGCCCAAAGCGCCGAAGCGCACAGGGAAAAGCCGTGCAACGAGCCAGTCGGCGAAGGATCTGCTGGTCAGCGCACTCACCCATACACACGGATGGCAGGCCTACGGCGGCGCGCAGAACAAAACCGTGCACCTCACGAACGCTCCGAAGGAAAACAAGGATGCCAACCTGAAGGCGAATGAGAAAATATACAAGGGTAGCGATAACACCCGGCAGCCGAAATCGTACGCCGGGAACCGCACCATGCAGGGCATGCGATGGATTTCCACCCTTGCGAAGGACTACCTGACCTCGATGTCGGCAAGTGCGGCGGAAGAGGTGCAGGCCACTGTCATCGACGGCACGATGTACATCTCGGCCAACAGGAACACCCATAACGAGTTGCTGCGCGGGCTGGCCGGGCAGCACAAGACCGGCAGGGCGTTCGCGAAGGCATTGATAGAAGCGGTCGGTGATCAGGATGCACCGGACCGATTCCCGCGCCACGCCGGAAAGCTGGCGGACCGGGTGTCGAACGCGCCGGCCGACAACACCGGGGACTACGGCGAGATAGCTTCCGTTGCGGTCAAGGTACCCGACGATGTTTCGAAGGACGACGACGGATTTCACGCGGAACGCCGGCTGGCAGCGTTGCCCGGCTTCGACGCCAAGAAGACAATCGGTGTCAAGCGGCCTTGTGTGGTCTGCTTCACGCAAATCTACGCGGAACTGCAGGAAGATGGAGATCTCGAGGTGTACCCGGGTCCGTTGTGGCCCAGTGCGGCAGCGAACAAGGGTATGGAGAACTACAAGGAAGAGAGCGTCGCGGACTACGCCAAGTATCTCCATGAGACGGTGGAGAAGGCCGGTGGCACCCGCATCAGCTTCACTCAGGCCGGTGAGTACACATGGGATCAGAACAGTGACTCCGATACGGACCGCGACGGCAACCCGGTGAACCAGGGACAGTCGGGCAGCGAAATGGAAATTGATTCGGAAGGCTGA
- a CDS encoding NAD-dependent epimerase/dehydratase family protein: protein MEKICVVGGSRYFGKLLVKHLQAAGHQVTVINRGSTQPPAGVEHLIVDRNDEAALTAALGSRTFDVVVDQVCYTPVQAAIAARVFDGRTRRYVMTSTIEVYDPATAALQTVPAGTPVPEEIVDPAAWLVAMDLPWHDDAYLEAHYAEGKRQAEAVFTRAGSFAFSSVRSAHVLGGGAQEFTGRLAHYAAHIARGGAITVHTRALPTVFIHYEELADLLLWATTADFTGPINACSDGPLDVHDLAEIIAAQAGREPVYRTVPAGEEASPFSFDRHYAMSNARAKELGFSFSRATEWLPGAVAEALTSEPSPTA from the coding sequence ATGGAAAAGATCTGCGTCGTCGGCGGAAGCCGGTACTTCGGAAAGCTCCTGGTGAAACACCTGCAGGCGGCAGGCCACCAGGTCACTGTGATCAACCGCGGTTCCACCCAGCCGCCCGCCGGTGTTGAGCACCTCATCGTCGACCGCAACGACGAGGCCGCTCTCACTGCCGCGCTCGGCTCCCGCACCTTCGACGTGGTTGTCGATCAGGTCTGCTACACCCCCGTGCAGGCCGCTATCGCCGCCCGCGTATTCGACGGCCGCACCCGGCGCTACGTCATGACCTCCACGATCGAGGTCTACGATCCGGCGACCGCCGCGCTGCAGACTGTGCCGGCGGGTACACCGGTGCCGGAGGAGATCGTGGACCCGGCCGCCTGGCTCGTGGCCATGGACCTGCCCTGGCACGACGACGCCTACCTGGAGGCGCACTACGCCGAGGGCAAGCGCCAGGCGGAGGCCGTCTTCACCCGAGCCGGCAGCTTCGCGTTCTCCTCCGTGCGCAGCGCCCACGTGCTGGGCGGTGGTGCGCAGGAGTTCACCGGCCGGCTGGCGCACTACGCCGCGCACATTGCCCGGGGCGGGGCGATCACTGTTCACACGAGGGCGCTCCCCACGGTCTTCATCCACTACGAGGAGCTGGCGGACCTGCTGCTGTGGGCGACCACGGCCGACTTCACCGGTCCGATCAACGCCTGCTCCGACGGCCCGCTCGACGTACACGACCTCGCCGAGATCATCGCAGCGCAGGCCGGCCGGGAGCCCGTCTACCGGACCGTCCCGGCGGGCGAGGAAGCTTCGCCCTTCTCCTTCGACCGCCACTACGCCATGAGCAACGCCCGCGCGAAGGAGCTGGGCTTTTCGTTCTCCCGCGCCACCGAATGGCTGCCCGGCGCCGTCGCCGAAGCCCTTACCTCCGAGCCGTCACCCACCGCCTGA
- a CDS encoding LysR family transcriptional regulator has protein sequence MQRLRVLRAVAEHGSFNQAAMALRLTPSAISQHVAILERSLGAQVVARSTRGVTLTQAGQIMVGAAESIAAELEHAQQQVNQLSTGRVQLTIATFTSGGRLLLPTALARLRAAHPRTVLHVREGEPESTLPLVRQGAVDLALAYHFDGPLPIGPGPTSGLEWTPLLEDPLHVVLPERHRLAGSDVLDLAELAAEPWVLGCLKTEAYLRRFAERAGFDPEVRGTTTDYFFARSLVAAGMGISLIPSIALTPEIPGLRTVPIKPPVPIRHIGVAAISRNDRPHVTTLIQALREQAVHRH, from the coding sequence ATGCAGCGGCTTCGCGTCCTGCGGGCGGTGGCGGAGCACGGCAGCTTCAACCAGGCGGCCATGGCTCTCCGCCTCACCCCTTCGGCCATCTCTCAGCACGTGGCCATACTGGAGCGCAGCCTCGGCGCTCAGGTCGTCGCCCGCAGCACCCGCGGCGTCACTCTCACTCAGGCCGGCCAGATCATGGTCGGCGCCGCCGAATCCATCGCCGCAGAGCTCGAACACGCACAACAGCAGGTGAACCAACTCAGCACGGGGCGCGTACAGCTCACCATCGCCACCTTCACCAGCGGCGGCAGGCTCCTGCTGCCCACCGCTCTCGCCCGGCTCAGGGCAGCCCATCCCCGTACCGTGCTCCACGTCAGGGAGGGCGAACCCGAGAGCACTCTGCCGCTCGTCCGCCAGGGCGCCGTGGACCTCGCACTCGCCTACCACTTCGACGGCCCGCTACCCATTGGGCCGGGCCCCACTTCCGGCCTGGAGTGGACCCCACTCCTGGAAGACCCCCTGCACGTCGTCCTGCCGGAGAGGCATCGACTCGCCGGAAGCGACGTGCTCGACCTCGCCGAGCTGGCAGCCGAACCCTGGGTGCTCGGCTGCCTCAAGACCGAGGCGTACCTTCGCCGCTTCGCCGAGCGCGCCGGCTTCGACCCGGAAGTGCGAGGCACCACCACCGACTACTTCTTCGCCCGCTCCCTCGTCGCCGCAGGCATGGGAATCTCCTTGATCCCCTCCATCGCGCTCACCCCGGAGATCCCTGGCCTGCGCACCGTCCCGATCAAGCCGCCGGTGCCGATCCGGCACATCGGCGTCGCCGCAATCAGCCGAAACGACCGGCCCCACGTCACGACACTAATCCAAGCCCTTCGTGAGCAGGCGGTGCACCGGCACTAA